Proteins from a single region of Belliella baltica DSM 15883:
- a CDS encoding polysaccharide biosynthesis protein — protein MEFLKNLRIMPKGVIAAIDLSILFISAFLGYLIKFNFEFTFLDFQKNFSGMLFFLIGGLIVMLITKSYDGIVRLAGLKDVVILFKTIIIATLLVGLVILIAVNFLNLKMIIPISVLIISSLISMVFLVIYRFLVKELLIYAKSRTLDKNFRIGMIFGAGEAGTITHEVIKRDSKTNLIIFGFLDDDPKKEGKQIDGKVVYKGLERLTELVEKHGITELVIAIQNLSIQRKREITDECLRLNLHVSIVPPINQWVNGGLEAQAIRDVKIEDLLGRDQISLDKCNINEEIKGKTVLVTGAAGTIGSELSRQIAHYNPKLLILLDQAESPLYELDHELKDLGILCTYKIILSDIRDRRKMNMILRKYRPQVIFHAAAYKHVPMMENYPEESVKCNILGTQILADLAVMTKVEKFVLVSTDKAVNPTNVMGATKRAAEIYVQSLNLFLEKNHKQDYTKFITTRFGNVLGSSGSVIPLFKNQILKGGPVTVTHPEITRYFMTIPEACQLVLEAGAMGNGGEIFVFDMGQPLKILDLAKKMIQLSGKKVNEEIKIVFTGLREGEKLFEELLNDSETVKITHHPKILIAKVHPSNFSKIEGQVSMFYKLIENNSENDIVTHLKSIVPEFISNSSRFEILDRLN, from the coding sequence ATGGAGTTTTTAAAAAATCTAAGAATCATGCCTAAAGGAGTGATTGCGGCGATTGATTTAAGTATTCTTTTCATTTCAGCCTTCTTAGGTTATCTTATTAAATTCAACTTTGAGTTTACATTTTTAGATTTTCAGAAGAATTTTTCCGGGATGTTATTTTTTTTAATAGGTGGATTAATTGTAATGCTTATAACAAAAAGCTACGACGGAATAGTTAGACTTGCTGGATTAAAGGACGTTGTAATATTATTCAAAACAATAATTATAGCTACGTTACTTGTTGGTTTAGTGATTTTGATAGCTGTAAATTTTTTGAATCTGAAAATGATCATTCCAATATCTGTTTTGATTATTTCTTCTTTGATCTCAATGGTTTTTTTGGTGATTTATAGATTTTTGGTCAAAGAGCTTCTTATTTATGCAAAGTCAAGAACTTTAGATAAGAATTTTCGAATCGGGATGATTTTCGGAGCAGGTGAAGCTGGTACGATAACTCACGAGGTTATAAAAAGAGATAGTAAAACAAACTTAATTATTTTTGGCTTTCTTGATGATGATCCAAAAAAAGAAGGGAAGCAGATTGATGGAAAAGTTGTATACAAAGGCTTGGAAAGGCTTACAGAATTAGTAGAAAAGCACGGAATTACAGAATTGGTAATCGCTATACAGAACTTATCAATTCAAAGAAAAAGAGAAATTACGGATGAGTGCCTGAGGCTAAACCTTCATGTAAGTATAGTGCCTCCAATAAATCAATGGGTTAATGGAGGTCTAGAAGCTCAGGCAATTAGAGATGTGAAGATTGAAGATTTGTTGGGTAGAGATCAAATTTCATTAGATAAGTGCAACATTAATGAAGAAATTAAAGGAAAAACAGTTTTAGTCACAGGAGCAGCGGGAACCATAGGGAGTGAACTTAGTCGTCAGATTGCCCACTATAATCCAAAGCTTTTAATTTTATTAGATCAAGCAGAATCTCCCTTGTATGAACTTGATCATGAGTTGAAAGATCTAGGAATACTTTGTACTTATAAAATAATCCTGTCGGATATCAGGGATAGGAGAAAAATGAATATGATTTTAAGAAAATATAGACCTCAAGTCATTTTTCATGCAGCAGCTTATAAGCATGTACCGATGATGGAGAATTATCCTGAAGAGTCTGTAAAGTGTAATATTTTGGGAACACAAATACTTGCTGATCTCGCTGTGATGACCAAAGTAGAAAAATTTGTTCTTGTAAGTACAGATAAAGCGGTAAATCCTACCAATGTAATGGGGGCGACAAAAAGAGCCGCAGAGATCTACGTTCAGTCTTTAAATTTGTTTTTAGAAAAAAATCACAAACAAGATTACACAAAATTTATTACAACTCGATTTGGTAATGTTTTGGGCTCAAGTGGGTCTGTAATTCCTCTCTTTAAAAATCAAATTTTGAAAGGAGGACCTGTCACAGTGACGCATCCAGAAATCACCAGATACTTTATGACAATTCCCGAAGCTTGTCAACTAGTTCTTGAAGCTGGAGCAATGGGAAATGGAGGAGAAATCTTTGTGTTTGATATGGGGCAGCCTTTGAAAATCCTAGATTTAGCAAAGAAAATGATCCAGTTGAGTGGCAAAAAAGTTAATGAAGAAATAAAAATTGTATTTACAGGTTTGAGAGAAGGGGAAAAACTCTTTGAAGAATTGTTGAATGATTCTGAAACTGTCAAAATCACACATCATCCTAAGATTTTAATTGCAAAAGTACACCCTTCAAATTTCTCAAAAATAGAAGGTCAGGTATCAATGTTTTATAAGTTAATTGAGAATAACTCTGAAAATGATATTGTTACACATTTAAAGTCAATAGTCCCAGAGTTTATTAGTAATTCATCTCGATTTGAAATTCTTGATCGGCTTAACTAA
- a CDS encoding alpha-ketoglutarate-dependent dioxygenase AlkB family protein, translating into MQSPLFPLEKPTQIIQSNGDVIYYPSIFSEEESNELMLSLIHNIEWKQEPIWLFGKKIMQPRLTALYGDQDVNYGYSGITMRPNPWNETLIFIKSKIENLLKSEFTHVLMNFYRDGQDSMGWHRDNEKNLGLNPIIASVSFGTSREFQLRRYESKLEKKSVMLNHGSLLLMQGETQHYWEHQIPKRKKVNDPRINLTFRKILG; encoded by the coding sequence ATGCAAAGTCCTTTGTTTCCTTTAGAAAAACCGACACAAATTATCCAATCTAATGGTGATGTGATTTATTATCCCTCTATTTTTTCAGAAGAGGAAAGTAATGAACTTATGTTAAGTTTGATACATAATATTGAATGGAAGCAAGAGCCAATATGGTTGTTTGGAAAAAAAATAATGCAACCCAGACTGACAGCACTCTATGGAGATCAGGATGTGAATTATGGATATTCTGGCATAACTATGAGGCCAAATCCTTGGAATGAAACTTTGATTTTTATCAAATCAAAAATAGAAAATCTATTAAAATCAGAGTTTACGCATGTTCTTATGAACTTTTACAGAGATGGACAAGATAGTATGGGTTGGCATAGAGACAATGAAAAAAACCTTGGCTTAAATCCGATAATTGCTTCAGTAAGTTTTGGGACAAGTAGAGAATTCCAGCTTAGAAGATATGAAAGCAAACTAGAAAAAAAGTCAGTTATGCTAAACCATGGGTCTCTCCTATTGATGCAAGGTGAAACTCAGCATTATTGGGAGCATCAGATTCCCAAAAGAAAAAAAGTAAATGACCCAAGAATCAACCTTACTTTCAGGAAAATTCTTGGGTAA
- the msrA gene encoding peptide-methionine (S)-S-oxide reductase MsrA produces MKNTYQIILIFLIQALSLSLISCSEAKNEEKIHLEETYTGPVELATFAGGCFWCIEAPFEGIDGIVSVISGYSGGKEKNPTYSDVSSGKTSHKEAVQIKFNPEVISYSEIIDIFWKQFDPTDAGGSFYDRGSQYESAIFFHDNTQKQVAESSKKRLDKSGKFDKPIVTPIIKYDEFYPAEDYHQDYYKKNPEEYYAYRKGSGRDAFIAEHWQVNQEEKFVKPSDSVLKKKLSDLQYEVTMNNATEIAFSNTYNENKEKGIYVCIVSGAPLFSSKDKYESYSGWPSFTKPIDAKLIDKPIDNEYGMLRVEVRSKLGNSHLGHVFYDGPKPTQLRYCMNSAAMRFVAKEDMEKEGYGEYIWLVD; encoded by the coding sequence ATGAAAAATACATATCAAATCATCCTTATCTTCTTGATACAAGCATTAAGCTTGAGTTTAATTTCATGCTCTGAAGCAAAAAATGAAGAAAAAATACATTTAGAAGAAACTTACACAGGTCCAGTTGAGCTAGCCACTTTTGCAGGAGGCTGTTTTTGGTGTATTGAGGCTCCATTTGAAGGAATTGATGGGATAGTTTCAGTAATCTCTGGGTATTCTGGAGGAAAAGAAAAAAACCCTACGTATTCTGATGTCAGTTCCGGAAAAACAAGTCATAAAGAAGCTGTTCAAATTAAATTCAACCCTGAGGTAATCAGCTATTCTGAAATTATAGATATTTTTTGGAAACAATTTGACCCAACGGATGCTGGAGGTTCATTCTATGACAGAGGTAGCCAGTACGAGTCCGCCATATTTTTCCATGATAATACCCAAAAGCAAGTCGCTGAATCATCTAAAAAAAGACTAGATAAATCAGGGAAATTCGATAAGCCAATTGTTACACCAATAATCAAGTATGATGAATTTTATCCTGCAGAAGATTATCATCAAGATTATTATAAAAAGAATCCTGAAGAATACTACGCATACAGAAAAGGTTCAGGTAGGGATGCATTTATTGCAGAACATTGGCAAGTGAACCAAGAAGAAAAATTCGTAAAACCTTCTGACTCTGTTTTAAAGAAGAAATTAAGTGACTTACAATATGAAGTCACGATGAATAATGCTACAGAAATTGCCTTTTCGAACACTTACAACGAAAATAAAGAAAAGGGAATTTACGTATGTATCGTATCTGGAGCACCATTATTTAGTTCAAAAGACAAATACGAGTCTTATTCAGGTTGGCCAAGTTTCACAAAACCTATAGATGCGAAGCTAATAGATAAGCCGATAGATAATGAATATGGAATGCTAAGGGTAGAAGTAAGGAGCAAACTTGGAAATTCCCACCTTGGTCATGTTTTCTATGATGGTCCTAAACCAACTCAACTTAGATATTGTATGAATTCTGCGGCTATGCGCTTTGTAGCCAAGGAAGATATGGAAAAAGAAGGGTATGGAGAATACATTTGGCTCGTAGATTAA
- a CDS encoding outer membrane beta-barrel protein — protein MNRLSKITFIALIFFTISVSSFAQSNSGWGIKGGLNYNSNGKYFRDAEFVLSDPLNNWGYNLGLFGKFEAGPLFVRPELVYTQLNSDINNVQFRTERLDIPVLVGLNVLGPVVSVFAGPALHYTIEDDLKSFGYEKYNLGYQFGIGLNFNSLGLDLRYERELNDQNINIDNVFTGDGDFKYQQITLNMSIKF, from the coding sequence ATGAACAGACTTAGCAAAATCACCTTTATTGCCCTGATATTTTTTACAATTTCTGTTTCTTCTTTTGCACAATCCAACTCTGGTTGGGGGATCAAAGGAGGTCTGAATTACAACTCAAACGGAAAATACTTTAGAGATGCAGAATTCGTCTTAAGTGATCCTTTAAACAATTGGGGATATAATCTTGGACTTTTCGGGAAATTTGAAGCAGGTCCTCTATTTGTAAGGCCTGAATTGGTGTATACCCAATTGAATTCTGATATCAATAATGTTCAGTTTAGAACTGAAAGATTAGATATCCCTGTTTTAGTCGGGTTAAACGTTCTTGGACCAGTGGTTTCTGTATTTGCAGGACCAGCCTTGCATTATACTATTGAGGATGATTTGAAATCTTTCGGATATGAAAAATACAACCTGGGTTATCAGTTTGGGATTGGCTTAAATTTTAATAGTCTTGGACTTGATCTTAGATATGAGAGAGAACTTAACGATCAAAATATCAACATTGATAATGTTTTTACCGGGGACGGTGATTTTAAATATCAACAAATCACCCTTAATATGAGTATTAAGTTTTAA
- a CDS encoding M14 family metallopeptidase, with protein sequence MKKIYLSLLILMTFTVSIAQQIPSPKEHFGFNIGDDYKLATYEATDDYFRKVAELSDRVKFVEIGPTEEGRQMPMMIVTSPENHKMLDRYKEISQKLGRAEISEAEAKKLSIEGKPVVWIDGGLHSTETVASHQLIETYYQLVSRNDEETLQLLDDLIILLVQVNPDGQEIVTNWYMGQEDPEKRNMRGPYMYQKYVGHDNNRDFFMNNMKESTNISLQQYVEWIPQIIYNHHQTSPAGTVVAGPPYRDPFNHVFDPLIMTSLDGVGAAMINRLNAEDKPGYTRLSGSVFSSWWNGGLRTTPYFHNIIGILTETTGSPTPSEIPLVPERLIPTHATPFPVEPQAWNFKKSIDYSVSMNYAVLDYARRNADALLFNIYKMGKNAIDKGNTDTWTKYPKRSAAITEAYNADMENEGSQGRRGRIPTEYFDKVFKDSNLRDPRGFILSADQTDFPTAVKFINALIKSGVAVHKATADFTVNGKSYPQGSYIVKTAQAFRPHVLDMFEQQDHPNDFQFPGGPPVRPYDAAGWTLAFSMGVEFDRILDGFDGPFQKLAYGEIQPMPAQILEAGSGYLLDARVNNSFIAANDLLKAGITVHRTTGEVDGMPAGSFFVPSKGRTILHKAAKEYGIDPKAASKPSGTSKVTPSRIALFDYYGGSMPSGWVRWMLEQYNFPFQVVYPQEIDKGNLNDKYDVILFIGGGIPSLGNSSSRNQADPDEIDPKYHPLLGTLSTDTSIPAIKNFMENGGKVVAVGAATTLAYHLDLPVKNALVETTADGKERNLTGDKYYIPGSILKANIDQQNPVNLGMPSKANMVFNNSPVFKLTDEAFAKGVKALAWFDETSPLVSGWAWGEDYLKNGVVAFEAPVGKGKLYAFGPEITFRAQSHGTFKMLFNNLYQTK encoded by the coding sequence ATGAAAAAAATATACTTATCGCTGCTTATATTGATGACTTTTACAGTCAGTATAGCACAGCAAATCCCTTCTCCAAAAGAACATTTTGGTTTTAATATTGGGGATGATTATAAATTGGCGACTTATGAAGCCACAGATGATTATTTTAGAAAGGTAGCTGAGCTTTCTGATAGAGTCAAATTTGTAGAGATAGGTCCAACAGAAGAAGGCAGGCAAATGCCAATGATGATTGTGACTTCTCCTGAAAATCATAAAATGCTTGATCGATATAAGGAAATCTCGCAAAAACTTGGTAGAGCTGAAATTTCAGAAGCAGAAGCAAAAAAATTATCTATTGAAGGAAAGCCAGTTGTCTGGATTGATGGTGGGCTGCACTCGACAGAGACTGTTGCTTCTCATCAATTAATAGAGACATATTATCAATTGGTATCTAGAAATGATGAAGAAACACTTCAGTTATTAGATGATTTGATTATTCTATTGGTGCAAGTGAATCCAGATGGACAAGAAATTGTAACCAATTGGTACATGGGGCAGGAAGATCCTGAAAAAAGAAATATGCGTGGACCATACATGTATCAAAAATATGTAGGACACGATAATAACAGAGATTTTTTCATGAATAACATGAAGGAATCAACGAATATTTCTCTTCAGCAGTATGTAGAGTGGATCCCTCAAATCATTTACAACCATCATCAAACTTCACCTGCGGGAACAGTAGTAGCAGGGCCTCCTTATAGAGATCCTTTCAATCATGTTTTTGATCCTTTGATTATGACAAGTTTGGATGGAGTGGGAGCTGCTATGATCAATAGATTGAATGCTGAAGATAAGCCGGGTTATACCCGTTTAAGTGGTTCTGTATTTTCATCTTGGTGGAATGGAGGATTAAGAACTACACCATATTTTCATAACATTATTGGCATTTTGACAGAGACTACTGGGAGTCCAACACCATCAGAGATTCCTTTAGTGCCTGAAAGGTTGATTCCAACACATGCTACCCCCTTTCCAGTAGAGCCGCAAGCTTGGAATTTTAAAAAGTCTATTGATTATTCGGTTTCGATGAATTATGCTGTCTTAGATTATGCTAGAAGAAATGCAGATGCCTTGCTCTTCAATATCTATAAGATGGGTAAGAATGCTATCGATAAAGGTAATACAGATACTTGGACCAAGTATCCCAAAAGATCTGCTGCTATCACTGAAGCTTACAATGCAGATATGGAAAATGAGGGAAGTCAGGGAAGAAGAGGACGAATTCCAACCGAATATTTTGACAAAGTTTTTAAAGATTCCAATTTAAGAGATCCAAGAGGATTTATACTTTCTGCTGATCAAACGGATTTTCCTACAGCAGTCAAATTTATCAATGCCCTTATAAAATCCGGTGTTGCTGTGCACAAGGCTACAGCAGATTTTACAGTAAATGGAAAGTCATATCCGCAAGGATCTTACATAGTAAAAACCGCACAGGCTTTTAGACCACACGTCTTAGATATGTTTGAACAGCAGGATCATCCAAATGATTTCCAGTTTCCAGGAGGTCCCCCAGTAAGACCTTATGATGCTGCAGGTTGGACTTTAGCATTTTCAATGGGTGTAGAATTCGATAGGATTTTAGATGGCTTTGATGGTCCCTTTCAGAAATTAGCTTATGGTGAAATCCAACCTATGCCTGCTCAGATTTTGGAGGCTGGATCTGGTTACCTATTAGATGCCAGAGTGAATAACTCATTTATTGCAGCCAATGACTTACTAAAAGCTGGAATAACTGTTCATAGAACAACAGGTGAAGTTGATGGTATGCCAGCAGGATCATTCTTTGTGCCTTCCAAAGGAAGGACTATTTTGCACAAAGCAGCCAAAGAATATGGCATAGATCCAAAAGCGGCATCGAAACCAAGTGGAACTAGTAAAGTGACTCCTTCAAGAATTGCTTTGTTTGATTACTACGGCGGTTCAATGCCATCTGGCTGGGTAAGATGGATGTTGGAGCAATATAATTTTCCATTCCAAGTAGTTTATCCACAAGAAATAGATAAGGGAAATCTAAATGATAAATATGATGTGATCTTGTTCATTGGTGGTGGAATTCCAAGTTTAGGAAATTCATCCTCTCGTAATCAAGCCGATCCTGATGAAATAGATCCAAAATACCATCCACTTTTGGGAACACTATCTACAGATACTTCCATTCCAGCAATAAAGAATTTTATGGAAAATGGAGGGAAAGTTGTTGCGGTTGGAGCTGCCACTACTTTAGCATATCATTTGGATTTACCAGTGAAAAATGCACTAGTAGAGACCACTGCTGATGGTAAAGAGAGAAATCTAACTGGAGATAAGTATTATATTCCTGGTAGCATTCTTAAAGCAAATATAGATCAACAAAACCCAGTTAATTTAGGGATGCCATCCAAAGCGAATATGGTATTTAATAATTCGCCTGTTTTCAAATTGACAGATGAAGCATTTGCAAAAGGTGTCAAAGCTCTGGCATGGTTTGATGAAACTTCTCCGCTTGTCAGTGGATGGGCATGGGGAGAAGACTATTTGAAAAATGGCGTGGTAGCCTTTGAAGCTCCTGTTGGGAAAGGAAAGCTTTACGCCTTCGGTCCTGAGATTACCTTCCGTGCTCAATCACATGGTACTTTCAAAATGCTCTTCAACAACTTATACCAGACTAAATAA
- a CDS encoding OmpA/MotB family protein, with product MKRIILITIVSSALMASCVSKKKYVALENDLNTTSFHLAETTAEKEKLEEEKRILEERFSRIEKRVEEYNAKINSLRETNDAKFSIDGAVPMSNNSRESLQATLANVDPEDLRNAKTMEDSVNLAISYNLKKSISDGSAEENEDIQIDIDKTVVMISVSDRLLFNTGSYVVSKKADGLLKKLSEVINSEPSMEVMIEGHTDPRSINTAVLQDNWDLSVKRATSIVRALETKYNVAPEKLIAAGRSSYMPLVENDSPENMAKNRRTRIVIIPDLDKFFALMESE from the coding sequence ATGAAAAGAATTATTTTAATAACCATTGTATCGAGTGCATTGATGGCCTCCTGTGTTTCTAAAAAGAAATATGTAGCATTAGAAAATGATTTAAACACCACCTCCTTCCATCTTGCTGAGACTACCGCTGAAAAAGAGAAATTGGAAGAGGAAAAAAGAATTCTTGAAGAAAGATTTTCCAGAATAGAAAAAAGAGTCGAAGAGTACAATGCAAAAATCAATTCGCTTCGAGAAACCAACGACGCAAAATTCAGTATAGACGGAGCAGTTCCAATGTCGAATAACAGCAGAGAAAGCTTACAAGCCACTCTTGCCAATGTAGATCCAGAAGATCTCAGAAATGCTAAAACAATGGAAGACTCAGTAAATCTTGCTATTTCTTATAATTTGAAAAAATCAATTTCAGATGGTTCAGCAGAGGAAAATGAAGATATCCAAATAGATATCGACAAAACTGTAGTGATGATTTCGGTATCTGACAGACTACTTTTCAATACCGGAAGCTATGTTGTAAGTAAAAAAGCTGACGGTTTGCTCAAAAAATTGTCAGAAGTAATCAATTCCGAACCAAGTATGGAAGTGATGATCGAAGGACATACAGACCCGAGAAGTATCAATACTGCGGTATTGCAAGACAACTGGGACTTAAGCGTGAAGCGTGCGACTTCCATTGTGAGAGCATTAGAAACTAAATATAATGTGGCTCCTGAAAAATTAATCGCCGCAGGAAGAAGCAGTTACATGCCTCTAGTTGAAAATGATAGTCCTGAAAATATGGCTAAAAATAGAAGAACACGCATTGTGATTATCCCTGATTTGGATAAGTTCTTTGCTTTAATGGAATCAGAGTAA
- a CDS encoding helix-turn-helix and ligand-binding sensor domain-containing protein, which yields MVQLGLPFRKINQFSGLTGTGYSAYFNNDKLYFGTNNGVYFQEQNQGTWSAIRMIPNSTGQVYQIKSIHNEILIAHNDGAFILKNNRAEKIEGPTGIWNFQNLKGSSSLILVGSYTGLHLYEKKPSGIEYLREIKGFNESSRIIEQDDRGYIWVAHGYKGLYRLELDSQKENVNVEYFGPESGLPTSVLNNVWKINNRLVFTTQAGIFKFNEETSRFERDDFFQPYFDNGFLAHFLKEDQVGNIHFIGETEIGVLEKRVDGSFKKIYQVFNQLLPLLNDDLQNISSIQGNQILFGANEGFITFNLNENNYQASNFPTLIRAVYLTGPSDSLLFHGSSLTENNLRHFQSSDQIPRIAYNKANIRFESSNPIPNNEKELRFQYWLEGLEENYGDWVDKSEKAYTNLREGEYTFHVKTRNLYGEISPAASYSFKISPPWYRSALAYFIYFLLVVVGIFLIYRLIEKRYQQKAQRLKTASRKVIEEKESELKITQAEIEKLRTEKLKQEISIKDKELATATMHLITKNGFIDHMQNNLNSITKKSKNQEVKNEIQKVIKNIEKNIARDQDWEQFEIHFDQVHGDFMSRFKKEYASLSPQEIKLSAYLRMNLSTKEIAYLMNISVRGVEIARYRLRKKLNLERAENLQEYILKF from the coding sequence ATGGTACAACTTGGTCTTCCATTTAGAAAAATCAATCAGTTTTCAGGTTTAACGGGCACAGGATATAGTGCTTACTTCAACAATGACAAACTTTATTTTGGCACCAACAATGGTGTTTATTTTCAAGAGCAAAATCAAGGTACTTGGTCAGCAATAAGGATGATCCCAAATTCAACTGGTCAAGTGTATCAAATTAAATCGATTCACAATGAAATATTAATAGCTCATAACGATGGCGCATTTATCCTAAAAAATAATCGCGCCGAGAAAATTGAAGGGCCAACAGGAATTTGGAATTTTCAAAACCTAAAAGGAAGTTCGAGCTTGATTCTTGTCGGAAGCTATACTGGCTTGCATCTTTATGAAAAAAAACCATCAGGAATCGAATATCTTAGAGAAATTAAAGGTTTCAACGAGTCAAGCAGAATTATAGAACAAGATGACAGAGGCTATATCTGGGTAGCTCATGGATATAAGGGGCTATACCGACTAGAATTAGACAGCCAAAAAGAAAACGTAAACGTAGAGTATTTTGGCCCTGAATCAGGACTTCCAACTAGTGTACTCAACAATGTCTGGAAAATCAATAACAGGCTTGTTTTCACTACCCAGGCTGGAATTTTTAAATTCAATGAAGAAACTTCTAGATTTGAAAGAGATGATTTTTTTCAACCCTATTTTGACAATGGTTTTTTAGCTCACTTTTTAAAAGAGGATCAAGTGGGGAATATTCATTTTATTGGAGAAACTGAAATTGGTGTTTTAGAAAAAAGAGTAGATGGAAGTTTTAAAAAAATCTATCAAGTATTTAATCAACTTCTTCCGCTCCTAAATGATGATCTCCAAAATATTTCAAGTATTCAGGGGAATCAAATATTATTTGGGGCAAATGAAGGATTTATTACATTCAACTTAAATGAAAACAATTACCAAGCCTCCAATTTCCCAACATTAATAAGAGCGGTTTACCTTACTGGGCCATCAGATTCTCTGCTTTTTCATGGAAGCTCTCTTACAGAAAACAACTTGCGGCACTTCCAATCATCGGATCAAATACCAAGAATAGCCTACAACAAAGCTAATATTCGCTTTGAAAGTAGCAATCCAATACCAAATAATGAGAAAGAATTAAGATTTCAATATTGGCTTGAAGGCCTAGAGGAAAATTATGGAGATTGGGTTGACAAAAGCGAGAAGGCATATACCAACTTGAGAGAAGGAGAATATACATTTCATGTAAAAACTAGAAATCTATATGGTGAAATCAGTCCTGCAGCAAGCTATTCATTCAAAATTTCACCTCCTTGGTATAGAAGTGCACTTGCGTACTTTATATATTTTCTCTTAGTAGTTGTTGGGATATTTTTGATTTACAGGTTGATTGAAAAAAGGTATCAACAGAAAGCTCAACGTCTAAAAACAGCTTCAAGGAAAGTCATTGAAGAAAAAGAATCTGAATTGAAAATCACGCAAGCTGAAATAGAAAAGTTGAGAACTGAAAAGCTCAAACAAGAAATTTCTATAAAAGACAAAGAGTTGGCAACTGCGACAATGCATCTTATTACAAAAAATGGATTTATAGATCACATGCAAAATAATCTCAACAGTATAACCAAGAAAAGTAAAAATCAGGAGGTTAAAAATGAGATTCAGAAGGTAATCAAAAATATAGAGAAAAATATCGCCCGGGATCAAGATTGGGAACAATTTGAAATTCATTTTGACCAAGTACATGGAGATTTTATGTCCAGATTCAAAAAAGAATATGCAAGCCTTAGTCCACAGGAAATTAAATTGAGCGCTTATTTGAGGATGAATCTGAGTACCAAAGAAATTGCATATTTGATGAACATTTCAGTTCGTGGAGTGGAAATCGCAAGATATAGATTAAGAAAAAAACTGAATTTAGAAAGAGCAGAAAACCTTCAAGAGTATATTTTGAAATTTTAG
- a CDS encoding VOC family protein, translated as MKKVTGIGGIFFKCKNPIEIKNWYKTHLGFDTDAYGTNFEWRQADHPEQKGFSQWSPATEQSEIFKDSKRDFIINYRVENLEKLVDQLAKEGVEILDEIAAFEYGKFVHILDMEGNKVELWEANDLEYDKIVEGRTK; from the coding sequence ATGAAAAAGGTGACAGGAATTGGAGGGATTTTCTTCAAATGCAAGAATCCTATTGAAATAAAAAATTGGTATAAAACACATCTAGGTTTTGATACAGATGCTTATGGGACGAATTTTGAATGGAGACAAGCTGATCATCCTGAGCAAAAAGGCTTCTCTCAATGGAGTCCTGCTACAGAGCAAAGTGAAATTTTTAAAGATTCAAAAAGAGATTTTATCATCAACTACAGAGTGGAAAATCTCGAAAAATTAGTTGATCAGTTAGCCAAGGAAGGCGTTGAGATTTTGGACGAAATTGCCGCATTTGAATACGGGAAATTTGTTCATATTCTTGATATGGAAGGGAATAAGGTAGAATTATGGGAGGCCAATGACCTTGAATACGATAAGATTGTAGAAGGTAGGACGAAATAA